From the genome of Pirellulales bacterium:
AGCCAAGCGGGCTGATTGTACGTGGTTAGAATGACGGAAATGCGCATTTCGGCGCTCGGAGTCGGCAAATAAAATAAACAACCCGGATCGGCGCAGTTTCTTAAACTTACTGTGCGGCAAATGGTAGCAATACGGCCAGGCGAACTCCACAGCGCCTTTGCAAGAATGCATCAGAAAAACAGGACGAAAACGAAATTAACGGGGGACAGCGTCCACTTGAATTTCGTTGACCAATGTTTCATTAGTCAAATATTTCATTGCCGCATGCTGGGCCTTCTGTTTGCAATAAAAATTTGCGCAATGGCCGCGAAGCACCAAAGTATCGCCGGTGGTTTCCACCTGCAATTCGTGAATTGCCCCACTAGTTTGGCGACGGATGCTGCGTTTAATGCGAACGATACGCCGGCGCTGCTCATCGACCGCTGTGGCTGACACGATTTTAGCTACCGGCTCCGCGGAAGCAGCCTGCGGCGAGTTTTGTATCATGATCGTTCCTCCTACCTATTCGCGCACCCTTGCGCTTCAGGCAGCCTTGCTCCCAGAGAAACGTCCCTGTGTCTTGTGCGGAAGACCGCGTGCCAGACAAGATACGCAATTCCCGCTGTCCCGGTTTAACAAAGTGACACCGCGTTCCAACACGCCGAGGTAGGCAAATGAACTTCATCTGACAACTACGACGGTTCAAGTCACTGTAAAGCCGTCGCGCAGCGGGTGTCAACCCCGCTTGCATCGCCATTAAGAATATACAAATAAACCGTTTAATATTTTGCAAACATAGCGACCATTGCCCATTCAACATCTGCGACATGCATGCACATTCGCCATTGACAAAATTCGTATACGGTTCACTTAATCTTCCCGGACTTCCGTAGATGGGCAATCACTTCGTCGGCCAGCGTTTCGGCATCTTTTTTGCTAGCATCCAACCGAAGCTCAGGTTGTTGTGGCGCTTCGTAAGGGTCGTCGATGCCCGTGAAGCCCTTCAACTCGCCAGCCCGGGCTTTTTTATATAACCCTTTGGGATCGCGCTTTTCGCACACTTCGATGGGCGCATCGACAAATACATCAATGAAGTCTCCCGGCTTCAGCCGGGCCCGCACAGCATCGCGATCGCGCCGGTAGGGGCTAATAAAGGCTGTGAGCGCGATAATTCCCGCCGAACAAAACAGTTCCGCTACTGCGCCAATGCGACGAATATTTTCCTCTCGATCTTGTGCTGAAAATCCCAGCCCAAATCGCTTGCTGAACTCTTCTCCATGCCGCTCCTTTAGCAAAGCAGGCGAGGCATTCAGCCCGTGCCGTACGTTATCGCCATCCAATACGAAGCTTCGGTAGCCCATCGAGTGCAATTTGTGATCGACCAAATTGCTGATCGTGCTTTTGCCGCAAGCGCTTAGGCCTGTGAACCATACCACGCATCCTTGATGTTTGTTTAGCGCTTCGCGTTCCTCACGACCCACACTGTGTTCGTGCCAATGAACATGAACTTTTTCTTCGGACATGGCTGCGATAGCTCCTAGGGGCGATATAATTAGACATGCTCGCGAGAGTTGGATCATATCGGACGATGGAGAATGAGAAAAGGGGTTGGGCATCGAACGCATTCGAGTACAACAATGTTCGATTTTGCTGCCAAATTTCCGCTGGGGTTAACTTATCACGATTTTCTTAGCCGTCACGGCACCGAAGAGCAGCGTAGGCGTTGGGCCGCGGTGTTCGATAGGGTGCAATTGACGCCCGCTCAGCGCGAGGTTTTCGCCGGCTTCGTAAGGCCGATGAAAGTGCTGTGTGTGGTTGGCGTCTGGTGCGGCGATTGCGTGAACCAATGTCCTATTTTTCAGCGCTTTGCCGAAGCGGCGCCGCCGCTGGCCATTCGTTATTTCGATCGCGATGTCCACGCCGATTTACAATCGATGCTGCGCATCTGCGGTGGGAATCGGGTGCCGATGGTAGTATTTCTGAGTGAAGACGACGAATTTCTAGGTCTCTACGGCGATCGCACGCTAGCTAAGTACCAGCACATGGCCGTGGATCAACTCGGGCCGGCATGTCCCACGGGGATTGTGCCGCCGCACCAAGCTTTGCTAGATGCCGTGACGCAAGAGTGGTTGAACGAATTTGAGCGGACGCAACTTATGTTGCGTTTGTCGGCACGATTGCGGCAAAAGCACGGTGATTAATTGCGTTGAAAAATTCAGAGAAGATATATCGCCGACCACTGTGCTAGCACGGCCACCAACTGGGATGGTGTTCGGCGCTCTCCTTCGCTATCCTCGTCGCCCCATATCTCTTGGCGGCGTAAATAATGCGCCGATTCGTTACCGCCATCGTCAAGGAGGACGATTGTGGAATCACTCAAGCCAATCATGTTGTGCATCGTATTAGGAGGCGTGGGCTACGGCGTTTATGTGGCCCTCAATCATGCGCCGCCGCCAGAGCCGTCGCCGGCCGATTCTCCCTGGAATAAACCAGCCGACAACGGCTTGGGTAGCATGCACCAAAGCGAAGCAAATTCCATTGTTGGCGCCGGATCGCTGCCAACTGCGCCGACGGCAAACGCTTGGCAAAACCAAGCGCCGGCGAGCGGCAATGGCGCAACCGCCATGCAGCCCATCGCTGGGCCTCCCCCTGGTGCCACGACTTCCGCCAGCCCGCTCTCGCCGCTGGCGACCGCGCCGCTTTTAACTGTGCCTGCCGCCACCACACCACCACAAAGTGCAGTGCTCGCTCCGATCGCTGGTCCGCCGCCAGGCGCTAATGGCAATTCGTCCCCTGGCGCCGTACCGGCAGATCAGCCGCCTGGCATGGGTTCGTCTATCAGCAATGCATCGAATCCCGCCCTATCAAGCGCCGTCAACGTTTCGGCTTCCGACGCCGCAAACCAAACGCCGGGCTCAAACATCCCATCGCTAACTGCCCCCAGTAATGATGCCCAAACACATCACGATTACGATGCCTCCAAACGCACCGTCCTCACGTATTTGAATCACGGTCAACTGGTCGATGCTCTGCGCGAGCTTTCTCGCTGGTACGATCACCCCATCGTGCCGCCGGAAGATCAACCGCATGTCGTCGAATTGCTCAGCCAACTGGCGGGCACGGTAATCTATTCGCGCGATGCCTGGCTCGCACCACCTTACGAAGTGCGTGCCGGAGACACGTTGGAATCAATCGCCCAACAATACCAAGTGCCATGGCAGTTGCTGGCAAAGATTAACAGTCTGCAAGATTCCAGCAGTGTCATGCCCGGACAAAAACTCAAAGTGGTCCGCGGTCCGTTCCAAGCTCAATTGAACACGCAGCAGGGTTGGCTGGCCTTGTTTGTCGATGGCCTGTATGCCGGCCGATATCGAGTAGAAGTGTCCGGGCCGCTGACCAAGCCTAACGGCGATTATCCGGTGGCCAAATTCGCCGCTGGCCAGCTCGGGGCTAGCCCCAGCGGAGCGCCCTTCATCAGCCTGGGTGGCGATTTGCATCTGCGCGTGCCGGAAGATGCCTTGCCGCCGGGCGTCAGCGCAATTCGCATCAGTCGGCAAGATATGAACGATGTGTTCGACATACTTTCGGACCGTTCGCAAGTAACCATCCGCCGCTAAGCGCGGAAATGGCAGTTTCCTGATTTCTGAATGCAGATTGCCGAGTGGGGACTCCGCAACTTCTACTGCATTCGCTACGATAATGCGTAGCTTGGTCTCTTTTGTCGCGCACTCCAGTCTGAAATCTGTATATTTCACCGTTGATTTCTCCTTTCCGCTTTCTGCCTACTGCCTACCGCCTTCTGCACATCATGTACGACCGCCAGGCACTGATGGAACTGGTCCGCAACCGCGCGCTTCGGTTTGGCGACTTCACGCTCGCGTCAGGCAAAAAGGCAAAATACTATCTCGATGGCAAGCAGGTCACGCTTAGCTCTCGCGGCGCGCTACTCGTGGCCGAAGGGTTGCTCGATTTACTCATCGCGCAAGGCCCGCTTCCCACAGCGGTCGGAGGTATGGCGATTGGAGCCGATCCAATCACCGCCGCCATCATTACGGTGGCTGGCCTGCGAAACATTTCGCTCGCCGGCATTTTGGTGCGAAAGGAACCGAAGGGGCATGGCACTAACAAATATGTGGAAGGACCGGTCCAACCTGGTGACACGGTGGCAATTGTTGAAGATGTAGTCACCACTGGCGGTTCGTCGCTGGCGGCCATCGATCGTGTGGAGCAATTCGGCCTGAAGGTAACGTGCGTTGCCGCCATCATCGATCGCTTGGAAGGCGGGGCTAAAGCCTTTACCAGCCGTGGCATTCCGTTTTCAAGTTTGCTGACGATCCGGGACTTCGGCCTCGAGCCGCCGATGGAGTGAACAGTTCGACAATTTTTTCATCCGTAATCAGGATTCCCATTACTGTCATGACCCACTCCCAATCGCTTTCTGGCAAAAAGTTTCTGCTGTTCGTGGAAGACCTGTACGAAGATTTGGAGCTGTGGTATCCCAAGCTGCGGCTAGTGGAAGCCGGCGCGAAGACCACCGTGGCCGGAACGAAGGCCGGTCAAAAGTATGAGGGCAAAAATGGCTACCCATGCGTCGCCGATGCAGCCATTGCCGAAGTGCGGGCGGCAGATTTCGACGGCCTGATTGTGCCCGGCGGATTCATGCCCGACAAACTGCGGCGCGATCCCAAAGTGTTGCAGTTGGTGCGCGACTTTGCCGCGGCGAGCAAACTGGTGGCGGCAATTTGTCACGGCGGCTGGATTCCCATTTCGGCCGGCGTGTACCGTGGCGTGAGAGTGACCGGTTCGCTAGGCATTAAGGACGATTTGGTCAACGCCGGCGCCGTGTGGGAAGATGCGGCGGTGGTTGTCGATCGGCATTTCGTCTCCAGCCGCAAACCGGACGACTTACCCGACTTTTGCCGTGGCATTTTGCAGGTCATGTGCGGCGGAAAGTGAACCGCAGCGATGCTTAGTGTTATTCCCTTGCGTTGATTCGTCTATTTACGGCTGATTCCCAGCGCAGTGAAATTGCCGGTGCTGCTCGAATCGCCACTGCGCAGGGGGCGAATGGAAAGTTCATCCACCCACGCTTCACCTAGGCCGGTGAGTGCAAAGGTCACGGTGAGGTTGTCGGCGTGGCCGGCCGCGCGGTACATCACAAATTCGCGCCAGCCATCAGTCTGCATGATGCGCTGTGCCAGCGCTTCGCCGCCGAACGAATCGAGAATCATTAGCCCATCGACACTGCCGACGACAGGCCCACGCACGCGCACCTGTCCTCGAATGCATACAATGTCGCCGGCAGAAACGTGGACCGGAGCACTGGTAATCCACAGCGGCGGTGATTCCACCAGCATCGCGGCTACGGCTGCCGGCTTTTCCGGCTTCGCGGTTTGCACGCTGAGGTGCAAGCTGTGCAAACCGGCAAATGGAGCCAGCGGCGACAACTCCACGTCGGTGCGCAAATCGGCACGCGCATGTTGAAAGTGTTTCCAACCCGCCTGCAACATGGTCTGAAGATCTTCGAAATCGCCCCCACGCAGCAAATTTTCCCCAGGAGGTAATTGTGCAATCGAAGCGGCGAAGTTGATTTGCTCTGGCAGCGTGTTAAAGCTAACCGCCAGCGGACTGGATACGGGCGATTGCAACGGCTTCACACTTCGTTCCCAAATGTCACGCTGCCAATGCTCTAACGGGTAGGCCGCATTGCGGGCCGTTAAGTACGCCTGCGCGTATTGTCCCGCAGAAAGCAAGGCATCGGCCTGTTGCAAGCCGGTAGCGGCAGTGGCCAGCGGTGTTGTGGCGGCGGGAAGTTCCGGGTGGTTCCCTAAACGCTGATTGACTGCGGCCGTTTGTTCTAGCAAATAGGCGGTTAAACGACGCTGCAATTGGGCCGCGCGCGGAGCAAGTTCAGTCGTGCGACGCTGCATATTCGTGACAATGGTCGGATCGGCGGTAACAAGCACCACCGAGGTCAGCAAAAAATCTTCCAGCGCAATCGACGTGCCGCCGGAAACAATGCTTTTCCGCAGCGGCCGCAAGCCGGCGATCGTGAGTTCATAGGCGCGATAATCTTCCGGCACTCCAGGCACCACCAGCGTGGCGGCGCCGGACTTGGAAGGAGTAACGGCGTCGGGAAACAACGGATCGCGATTCGCTGACCGCAGGTACGTTTGGTCATGGGAAGAATCGGTCATGCCGTTGCCGGCCGCTTCACGCTCCAGCAGCGTACGAGGACTTTTCAAATTTGGATTGCCACCGAGATTTTTCGGTTTGATGCCGGCTAAGCCCGAGCCGCCGGTGCCCGAGGGCGTGCTGGCCGCAGGACCCAAAATCGTTCCCGTAGTATCAGGCGCTGGCACAAACTGCGAATGGTTGGGCACGCGCATGGTGACCACGAGTCTTGTGTTTTCGTAGTTTAAAACAATGGAACTGATGTTCGGATCGCTGGACGTGGCAAACGTAACATAACTGCCGGCTGCGCCCCACGGTTCGATCAAGTCCAGCTCCAGATTCAACAGCGCCAGTTCCGTGGCGCGCAATCGCGTGGCATTATCGGCGGCATCAAGTCGCGAGTTGGAAGCAAACTCAATGCCGCGGGCACCGGAGCAAAACGCTTGATATGCCAACAGACGCAGCGCGCCAGGCTCGACCATTGGCTCTTGCACCGGCGGCAGGCGCGATTGGCCAAGAAATGCCGCCGCTTGATCGATCGCCGCCGGCTGTACTTCGGTTTGTATGACCGCCCAGAGCGGCGTGCCGGGCCGGGCTAACCGTGGCCGCTGGCCAAGCCAAGTGGCGTAATCCTTCAATTCCAAGCTCGTGCCCAGGGGAAAACAGGTTTCAGCTAGCACGTCGGCCTGGCGACTATAAGCCAGCGCGTCTTCTTCTGGATTGCACACCAGCGGACGCCTTAATACATGATCGGCCAAACGTAGTTGCTTGGAAAGTGCTGCTGTGGCCGTCAGTTCGCGGGCCGCTAATCCGCTCCCCAAATGCCACGCCATCACTGGTGCGAAAGCGGCCGTGATGGGCGCCAGTGCATCGGCGCTGGCGGTGGATTGCGGATTTGTGTTCTGTGGATCGACAATTCCTTGTGAATTGGCAATCGGCGGTGGGCCAATCAAACGAATCCCGGTGCGCGTCGCTTCCGTCAGCATGCCGTCGGTTAGGGGCCCCATGCTGCGAACAACTGTGAAGCCTTCCTGCGCGAGCCATTCCAGCGGCTCGCCTTGCGATTGGATAATTCGCGGAAAAATCGGCTTCCCATCAACCATGAATAGCGAACCATTGATGATCACTTGGCGCGCGGTGGATGAATTGGGAACGTTGGGTGTGCTCGGCGCAGCAGCCGCGTTCAAAGGCGCCGCGGAGTCAACGGGCAACGCTTGCGCAAGTGGCGAAGGTGTGGGAATGTTGACTACTGCATTTGTATTCAGTGCTGGGCCGGCGTTGTTGGCTCCAATTTGCGTACTGGCTGTAGGCGCAGAATTCGCAAACGGCACAACGCCATTCACTGCCAGGTCGTCAATGTTAACCATCGTTTGGCCAGGGCCGCCGTATACGTTGAGCAACAGTTGATCGATGTATGCTTCGCGGGCATCCACTTGCGGACCTAGTTGCGCGCGCAGAGCGCGCACTTCACGGCTGAGTAACTGCGGCGTGTCACTGACGGAAAGTTGCTGCCAAAGGCCAACGGTCGAGTAACTGCTGCCCGCCAGTAGGGCCGTTACCGGCTGGCCGCTGCGTGGGTCGGGCGTGTGGGGTAAAACAACTCGGGCAAAAAACTGAACGCCCGGGCGATTGGCTTTAATCCACACACTAGGCATTAGCTCGGCGACCACTCGCGCCGGTTGTAGATCGTGCACGAAATATACATATGTGCCGGCGCCAGCATTAATCTGGAGCAGCTCGGATCTTTGGCCGCTGTGCGGATCGGAATTGATCCGAGCGTGATTTTCCAAGCGATACTGCACATCGGCATCGCTGGGGCGCCAGGTAATTTCGGCGCTTTCAAAATTATCGCCGATCGGCGCAGCCTGCGTTGTCTTAATTGCCGCTGCCAGCATGCAGCCGGCCAGAAATATGCCGCCAACCTGCTTGTGGGGCAGTGAGCAAATCAAGTTGCTAAATCTGCGGCGACCCATTGCACATCCGTGCGCAATCGCGGATTGAAGCAAAATTACAACGTACAAAATACGCGCCTTCTTGGCGCAACATGGCCTTGTATCACGATTTACGATTCGCATCCAGATTGTCTGGGGTGTTTGGTAAACCAGGGCAGGATGATTGCTACTGGATTTAAAAAGCTGTAACTTGTTTTTTAGCAGTAGTTTAACGCGAAGCGTGTTTGACGATCCGCAGCCTGGCACACCGTCTGCTTTAAAGCTGAATCAACCACCTAGGAGACCATCGCCCATGAGCCAGACGACACGCATTGTGAAAAGCACCTCCGACGAACTTCCCGCCGACCTTGTGGAGTTGGTGTCGGCGGTTTCGCAGTTGCCGGAGGAGCATCGCCAATTGCTTGTGCCCACGTTAAATCGTGTTGTGGAAAGCACAAAGCGCCGCCGTCGCATTTTGACGTTGGTACAAGATGCCCTGGGACAATTGCGGCTCGATATGAAGTATTTAATGTTCGATTTGGAAGCCACCCGCAGGGAACGGGACGATTACCGCCGCCAAGTCGAAGAAGCCCAAGAAGATACTTAATCTCTCTCGGCTTTGGCGCTACTTCTTTTGCCCCGGCTGGCAGCCGAAATGCAAGATTTTTGGTCTGCCCTATGACTCTTGCGGTCGGCAATTGGGTAACGCATGATCGCAGGGGAAATTTCCAACTCTAGGCGGCCATGCGACTTATGTCCGGGCATTTTTCGCCGGATTTCGGCCAGATTGTTGCGGCCTTTGACGCTCCAGGATAGGATAAAAGGTCGATAGCCGTCGGATGTTGCCGCCGCACTCAGTTTTTGTTGCCGGTGGTTTTTCGTGCGTCGGCTTTCGGAAACGTGGCATCGTGAATAAGAGAAGGGAAATGCCAATCCGCCGTCCAAGCATGGATGTGCGGGAAGGCACGCTCGGCTCGCGATTCGAATGCGGGATTTGCGGAACAGTTGTTCGCCGTGCTACCTAACGGCCAGCAGCCATTAGATTTGGCCGCAGCTCCAGTCGATCTGCGCGACGCGCGCTTGCGCCTTCACACGCCGCTACACGATTTCCATTGAAGGTTGGCAGGCGAAAATTTCCATTCGGCACATGGCAAATCGTTTTGTCGGTGCCGGCATCGTCTGTGACAACCATTCATGGAGAGGCGCCGACTATTCCCAGCGCTCCAAGGATTATTCGTTGACTTGCTGAAGGCTAGCCGAGTTCGCCATGCCTGAGTGGACCGCGGAACAAATTGGACAAGCGGCATTCGATCGCGATTTGATCGACGAGCACGAATTGCGCACCGTGCTAGCCGAGTCAGGCAGCTTAGAATGCGATCCAGAGCAAATTAAGCAATCGTTGGTGCGCCGCGAGCTGGTCACTAACTACCAACTCGAAAAGCTTCTCCGCGGCGATCGCAGCGGTTTCTTTTACGGCAAATACAAGGTCCTGTATCAAATCGGCAGCGGCACCTTCGCCCGGGTGTTTCGCGCGGTGCATCGCGAAACCGGCGAAGTACGTGCGGTGAAAGTATTGCGGGCCCGGCACTTCGCCATTCCCGAAATGCGCGAGCAGTTTTTGCGTGAAGGCGAAATGGGTTGCACGCTGCGGCATCCCAATATTGTGCCCATTTACGAAGCGGCCGCGACCGCCGGCGCCTGCTACATTGTCATGGAGTTTATCGAGGGACGGAATTTGCGAGAACATTTGCGGGTCCGCTCGCACTTGAAGCCCGAGGAGGCCATTCGGCTGACCGTCGACATTTGCCGTGGGCTCGATTACGCCTTCCAGCGCGGCATTTCGCACAAGGATTTGAAATCCTCCAACGTGCTGATCTCCAGCTTGGGACAAGCCAAACTGTTGGATTTCGGGTTGGCCGGGGCCGATCCCAATTCCAGCGATACCGAATTGGCCAAGTTGGAAAATCCACGCACCATTGATTATGCGGCCCTGGAACGTTGCACCAATGTGCGCAAAGACGACATGCGCAGCGACATCTTTTTCCTGGGCTGTATTTTGTACAACATGCTGTCGGGCAAGCCGGCGCTGGAAGAAACGCAGGATCGTTTGGCCCGGCTCAGCCGGAACCGGTTCGAGGCCATGGCGCCCATCGCCAAATTAATGCCCGAATTGCCTGGAGAAATTGTCGCCATTGTAAACAAGTCGGCGCAATTCTATCCTGACCAGCGCTATCAAACTCCGGCGGAAATGCTGCAAGATTTGTTGCGGGTGAGCCACCGCCGCGCCGCGGGCGCCAACGGCAAGGCACACGATGCCTCTGGCGGCTCGGGCAAGCAGCGTACGCTGATGATTGTCGAACCGAACTTCCAGGCGCAAGAATCGCTGCGAAATCATTTCAAGCAAAAAGGATTTCGTGTGCTCGTCACCGCTGATCCTTTGCGGCCGTCAAGCTTGTTTACCGACAACCACCAGCCGGCCGATTGCGTAATTTTCAGCACTTCGAACCTGGGAGAAGAAGCGCTGGAGGCGTTCAACCATTTTGGCGAGAAAGAAACGACCAAAACCGTGCCCGCCATTTTGTTGCTGGGGCCCAGGCATCAGGACATGGCGGCCCAAGCGCAAACGGCAGATCACCGGGCCACGGTGACCACACCGATCAAAATGAAGCACTTGCTGCGATTGTTCGACGAAATGATGCCGGCGGCTAAAGAGGCGCAAACTTAAGCCGGCGGCGTTTTTCTACCGCCATCGCCGGCACGCTGCCCGGGTTGCCGCCGCTTGCTGGTTATAAATTGACTCCCAGCCGGCGCATCATCATTTTCAAATCTTCCCAGGCGTCACTTTTGGCCGCCGGGTTCCGCAGCAAATAGGCCGGGTGATACGTGCAGACCACCGGAATGCCCTGGTAGTCGTGAAAGCTGCCCCGTAATTTGCCGATGGGTCGCTCTGTATTCAGCAGGGCGCGCGAGGCCACGGCTCCCAGGCAGCAAATGATTTCCGGCCGCACAATATCGAGCTGTCGCTCGAAGTAACCGCGACAATTCGCCACTTCGTCGGGCAGGGGATTGCGATTGTCGGGCGGACGGCATTTTAACACGTTCAGGATGTATACTTCTTCGCGCTGCAGTTTACAGGCAGTAATCATTTTGTTCAGCAACTGTCCGCCGCGGCCAACGAATGGCTCGCCCAAGCGATCTTCGTCGGCTCCCGGGGCTTCACCGAAAAAGCATATGCGGGCCGCATTATTGCCTACGCCAAATACCGTTTGCGTGCGATTAGCCACCAGCATTGGGCAGCGCGTGCAGGCAGCTACTTCGCGCTGAATGATTTCCAGCGCTGACGCCCGTTCCTGAGGCGGCAGCAGTTTGCGCTCCGCAGTCGGAGCATCAAAGAGCGATCGCTCCTCCGTCGGGGAAGCGATGGATTTTGCTGCGGAGGCCGCTGCTGATGAATTGGCCATTTTTTCTCCCTCTTCTTTGGGAAGATTTTCCATCCGAACTCCCTCTCCCTTTGGGAGAGGGCCGGGTCGTTCGGGACTCACTGTGACGAGCTGAGGATGCAGGGGAATTGGTAATTCAACCGACATTGGTACGCCGGCTACGGCGCCCGCCCGTTTCGCCTTCGGCAAATGCGTAATGCCGGCGCGCTGGAGACTTTCCAACCGCTGCGTTACGATACGGGCTGCCTTGGTTCGCAAATCGTCGGACATTTTGTTCACGGTTCTTTCAAGTTTGAGTTACGTAGCGTAAGTATATGCAGCAACTGCTAATTAGAAATGGGCTGTTCAAAACTTGATTCGCGTGTTCACACCCCATGGCGTTTGATCCGCTCGATTGGCTAGATGTTGAATTGAAGGCGCTGGATGCACAGCATTTGCGCCGCAGGCTGGTCGTGCGCGCCGGCACACAAAAAGCGATCGTTTCCCTCAACGGGCGCGAATTCATTAATTTCGGCGCGAACGATTATTTGGGCCTGGCCAGCGATCCACGGTTAATGGAAGCCGCTCAGCGCGCAGCCCAAAACGAGGGTTGGGGTGCGGGAGCCAGCCCGTTGGTTACAGGCCGCTGTGCCGCGCATGCCGAATTGGAGCAACGTCTGGCTGAATTTGAAGGTACCGAAGCGGCGCTGACGTTCACTTCGGGTTTTGCCGCAAACTGCGGAACCGTGGCCGCCGTAGTGGGCGCCCGCGATGCCATTTACGCTGACGCCAAAAATCACGCCAGTTTGATCGATGGCTGCCGATTATCTCGGGCCGAAGTGCACATTTATCGCCATGGCGATGTCGAACATTTAGCGGAGCTGTTGCGCAATTCGTCGCACTACCGTCGGCGGATGATTGTGACCGATTCACTGTTCAGCATGGATGGCGATTTTGCGCCGCTGGCGCAGTTGGCCGAACTCGCCGAAAAATATCAGGCCATGCTGATGGTTGACGAAGCGCACGCCACCGGTGTTTTCGGCGCGCACGGTCGGGGCGTGGCCGAACAATTGGGCGTGGAAGATGGTGTTCACATTCGCCTGGGCACGCTGAGCAAAGCGCTTGGTTCGGCCGGCGGATTTGTGGCCGGACGGCGAAGTTTGATCGAGTGGCTGGTGAATCGCGCCCGCTCGTACGTTTTCTCCACCGCTTTCCCGCCAGCGGTGGCCGCCGCCGCCACGGCCGCACTGCAAATTGTGCACGACGGACCTCAGCGGCGAAAGGAATTACTTGCCCGCGCCGCTGCGCTTCGCCAAAAACTAACCGCCCAAGGCTGGAACATTGGCTGCTCACAATCGCAAATCATTCCTATTTATATTGGTGAGCCCGATCGCACCATGCAGCTAGCGCAAGCATTGCGCGACCACAGGTTGCTGGTCCCCGGCATCCGTCCGCCATCGGTTCCCGTTGGGGAATCTCTGTTAAGAATTAGTTTGAGTTGGTCGCACACCGCGACCATGCTGGACCAGCTATTGGCCGCGCTAGCCAATTGCTGGGCGGCGGCGCGAGGCGTATAATCACCGGTTCGGTTTTTTGTGGCTGGCTTTGGTGTTAACA
Proteins encoded in this window:
- the bioF gene encoding 8-amino-7-oxononanoate synthase, with translation MAFDPLDWLDVELKALDAQHLRRRLVVRAGTQKAIVSLNGREFINFGANDYLGLASDPRLMEAAQRAAQNEGWGAGASPLVTGRCAAHAELEQRLAEFEGTEAALTFTSGFAANCGTVAAVVGARDAIYADAKNHASLIDGCRLSRAEVHIYRHGDVEHLAELLRNSSHYRRRMIVTDSLFSMDGDFAPLAQLAELAEKYQAMLMVDEAHATGVFGAHGRGVAEQLGVEDGVHIRLGTLSKALGSAGGFVAGRRSLIEWLVNRARSYVFSTAFPPAVAAAATAALQIVHDGPQRRKELLARAAALRQKLTAQGWNIGCSQSQIIPIYIGEPDRTMQLAQALRDHRLLVPGIRPPSVPVGESLLRISLSWSHTATMLDQLLAALANCWAAARGV